TCATGCCTCCACACCATACCATCcaatatagtattttttaaagtcttcttgTTTTTACATCCTAAAATCATAATTAGTAACCATGGAACAAAATCATCTTTGATATTAATCTGTGTAAAAGGGAGTTTCTAGGAAATTCTACCAAAACTAGAAAGAGTCAATAGAGGCTTCAGGGTCACAAAACTTCACTGCCACACAGGATGGGGTGTGGGAAATGTGGCCATCTTTGCTCTTGCAGTTCATGCTGTGTATGTGGCATTACTTAAGAAGCAGACCCAAGCAAGGGTCCTGGGTCTCTTTTGGGAAAGCATGAGATTGaggtgacaaaaataaaaacaaaactagttcctttctttctttctttctctttttttaaacagaaattgaacccagagacactttaccactgaaccacaccctcaaccctttttaatattttaattagaaatagagtcttgctgagttgcttagagcctcactaaattgctgaggctggatttggaCTTCTCATATCCTTGCCTCAGCATCaggaactgggattataggtgtgggccacctcAGCTGGTGAGGAAAacaatatttctaaattaaatcCCTCTCCACATGGGAGAATAAAACTAAAGCAAAAGTcggaaagaaaaatgtttataaacgTTCAAAAACACTtactaaaaaaatcacatatgATGACACCCTCTTTCTGTTCTTaaaggtgaaaaataaaagaacaaaactaaaaatctttAGATATAATCTGAATTTGgggattcatttttttaagtcagtAACTGTTGGCAATACTCTGGATGTTTGTTTATGAAGATTAGAGAAGAGATTACATCAAATTTTTCTACCTGAGAACTAATTACCCACACATCCAAACCACTCACAGTAATCTAATCACCCATACTAATCCAATTATCTACACTAACTCTGATTTGGAGCATCCTGAAATGCAATCAAGGAAGAAGTGGGTGTGGTCTTCAGAAACTCAATAAAAGTGAACTCCAGGAGACCAGCTCATTCTTCTCCAGAGTAGAGTTTGATACTTACCTGGCTGAATGACATCAAAATTGACCCCCTCTACACCTTGAGTGCATGATCCTGAAGTGTAATTCATATTTTCACTTCTGAAGCAAGAACTGCTGAAACCATAGAGTCATTCTTAAGGTAAGTGAGCTCTAGCAActatttcccccccaaaaaaaatcatatgtaattttgtagtttatacattttttcttttttatattttttgtactggggactgatcAGAGGAACTGGACCACTGAGCTGATAAATTTAgcaaacaatgttttaaaaaattaaaagtgctggggGCATAGTttaatggtaaagtgcctctgggttcaatgtgCAGTGCTGAAAATAAATCATGTACAGCTATAAtaatgaaaagtttttaaaaggattCTCAACAAGTTACTTCCATTGAAATATCTAAGGAGTTTAGTCTTCTGAATATTGTATTATTCACACATTGTTTCTATGTCTATGTATATCAATGATTGTAAAATGTTTACTGATTGAACCCATGaacattttacctctgagctacatttcttGCCGTACTTATGTTATTTTGACAAGGGTTTCCTtaactgaccttgaatttggaatccttGTGCCTAAACCTCCCTAAATAATGTGGATAGTTTATAACCAGGTTGTTAGCTACTATTTTGTAAAACTAACCATTTACTCAAATATTTCATTAACTTAGTCTTTTCTAAATAATAACCCATTATTACTAATATTCAGTTAATTACTACTAACTTATTTAGATATAAACATTTGAAGTGGatgaaatgtttctttaaaaacatgttgAAGCAGCCAGGGGCAGTTACTCATGCTTGTATTCCCAgtgactgaggaaggaggatcctaactttgaggccagcctcagtaacttagtgagattcagtctcaaaaaaaaaaaagtaaaagtaaaagtgTGTgcttggttgtggctcagtggttaagcagtctgtgtccctgggttcaatctctaggacttaaaaaaaaaatctgatatggCCAAAGAGTTTGGTATATCTGGTATCTGACTGATTTGATTTTCAAtgtagaaatgtgtgtgtgtgtgtgtgtgtgtgtgtgtgtgtgtgtgtgtgagagagagagagagagagagagagagagagagaatatccaGCATTTAGAGGTGTTTGTAATGTATTCAGGTTATAGAAAAGAAGTCAATTGGATCAAGAATGCACTTGACCTTTTGCCATTAAGCTAGTAATCTATCCTGCAGAAATCTAATCAGGGTGGGGCTTTAAGGATCACAACTAATATAAAAGCTtctcaaagaaaaattatgttctcTTTACAGGCATTTGGAGTTGGCTAGAGTGTGGAAGCCTCAATAGGTTGGTTACTCCTGTCATCCAGAGATCTCAGAAGACACAGAAACCCTGAGCCAGCTGAATGAATATTTGTGCAAGTGCTGCCAAGACAGAGTAAACAGTCTTCAGGTGAGTACTGGGTTCTGAGTAAATGAACTCATACTTTctctcttaagttttttttaactCAGTTTTCAGAAGGCTTCCCAAAATAGATGCTGAAGtctatttaataaaaatcatgtatttatttttcattcacacattgttttaaaatatagaagttaatgtattttattttacattcccTGTGTAtccaaattataaatttatggagaaaaaaattcttgatgTTCTGTAGCTTTATTTGGGAATGGGATCTGAGCTTCACTAGAAAGCCCTGAAGAATGTGCAACATGCTATTTTCAGCAACTTCAGGTTTTAGCTTTGGTCTATAAAGTGCCCAATGGCAAGCCAGAATCTACTGATGGCTATGGAAGGATGACATTGGTGAATCAATGAGGTGCCAGAAATGAGAGGGTTTTCAGTATTTATTCCAATTTAGAAATGGGAAGTTTGATGACCTCCagtcattcatttttttgttttgtttttagttgtagccagacacaatacctttattttatttatttttatggggtactgaggatcaaacccagcacctgcCATATGctatgcaagtgttctaccactgagccccaaccccaggccCTCCAGTCATTCATTCAAAAGCAAACTATATTGGAAAACACTAGCTGCCATTTAATCTTGGAGTTCTTGTATTTCCAAAGGTGGATTTCCTCGTAAATAGTGAGTTTGATATGACTGTGGGGTGCATTGCTCTTACACACTTCTTTTCCAATGTTAATTTTATACATGTCTTTTTgagtataaaaactcaaaatatattgTGTACTATTGTTATTCTTAACAATTGCCACTTACAAAATAGTTGGTGGTTTAAgacaaataatgttttttttctttccaaacattTCAGAATAAGTTGTGACCATAAACACAGAGTATGGAATTACTTTTGCATTTACTTTGCAACTTTGTTGGGTAATTGTCACTTTTATCCCAGTTACTTTCTCTGTTCTATGAttaagtttgtttttattctcatttttctaacCACATTGATGATGAAGTATTGCATTATGAAAGACAAGATTGGTAATTAAATAATAGCTTCCAGATTCGCTATACATTGAAATTCTTTTAGGTAACAAATGTTCTGAAGAGACTCTCAAAGAGGCAGTACTTTCATTGAAACTACAATATAAGAATTAGAAAGCCAGGTAAAGCTGTAAGTATTGTAATTCTTCTGAAACCTTACCATTTGAAAGGAGAGATAGTATGATTTTCTAGAAAAGTTTTGTTTGTGATTGCCAGGGTCTTGAAGCATCTGTTCATCAGTCACAGGTTGCATGTCCACCTTCTACCCATAGACCATGATTGAGGCATTTTTGGGGTGTTCACTGCAGTTCATTGGATTATGTTGTTTCCAACTCCTTAGCTTCACCATTACTGATACCTATTTGGGCTGCCTTTAGAAGTGTCTAACTTAGGGCACGACAGAATGGAATACATTTCCCTTTAAGCCAGTTCTCTTCATTGTGTCTTTTTATTTGGTCTTCAGGGTATTTATGTTATCTGAAGCTTTTGGAGTGAGTAGACTgcatttgtgttattttgttttatttcaaggaGGCTTTGCCAAGATTTTGGAAGCAGCCTGGCTGGAGAGGTAGAGATTTCAAATATTGCACATGCATCATATAAAAAGCaagcataaattttattttagatgtaAATATTCTTCCATTTACATTGTTAACTTTATTCAAGCAACATATTCAAGTGAGGTTTGGTTATTTTCATTAACAACTAATGAAAGAGAATaaccctctttctctttctgttttgaaATACAATATCACACATACTACAGAACTTCTAGGAATAATTCATCTGCTGAGTTGTGAGACTGGAGGAGTTTGAGTTCCTGTTGAGACTTTTTCAACAACTGAGACTTTTTCAGTGGCCCAGAGAGAAATCTCAAAATGGCATCATACCACAGCCAAGACTGCTGGTCAGACAAAAACATTCTGAAGTTACTGGAAAATATAGAGAATAATGTTCAATGCAATGATAATGAAACATTCAAGACAACCCTTTCAAATATGGACTGGGAAAAAATAGCTTTTAAGCATTTCTCTGCAGAAATGTGCAAAGGCAAGTGGTTAGAGATTTCTCGTAAATTGAGGAAGTTACGTACATTGAAAGAATTAGTTCTGGAAGCCAAAGAATGTGTTAAAATTCccacaaaatgcaaaaaatatgaCAAACATCCAGACTTCCCAAAAAAACCCCTGACTGCTTACATCCGCTTCTACAAGGAGAATTGGGCCCAGTATTCCCAAGAGCACCCTGAGCTGAACAACAAGGAGTTGACCAAGATCCTGACTGAGAAATACAAGCAGCTGCCagaagaaacaaagcagaaataTATTGAGGATTTTCAGAAGGAGAAACGGGAATTTGAAGAAAAACTGGcatgtttcaaagaaaatcaCCCTGATCTAGCTCAGGTCTCCAAAACATCTGATGTCTATAAGAGGTGCCAAACCAAAGCCAGAAAGAAGTTACAAGGAAATGTAAAAATTGTGACATCTCTAACAGAAACTGATGGATTTTCTGAGAAGGTGAAATTTCATGGAGAGCCCAAGAAGCCTCCCATGAATGGATATCACAAATTTCATAAAGATTCATGGTCTAGTAGGGAGCTGCAACATTTGCCCCTGAGGGAGCGTATGGTAGAGATTGGGAGGCGCTGGCAGCATGTCCCACAGAGCATGAAGGAACAATATACAAGACAGGCTGAGGAGTTGCAGAAACAGTACAGGGTGGACCTGGACCTCTGGCTCATGAGTTTGTCACCAAAGGAGTATGCCTCCTACAAAGAGACTAGCTATGGGAAGCGTAAAAACATAACCAAAGCAGGAGGCCCAAACCCCAAGTTCAAACGAATAGACCAACAGTCCCCATCAGCTGAAAGTCTGCAAGAAGGCCTTGAAAAGAAGCAGGGACTGATGTCTCCAGGGAGGGACTCACCCAACACTGCTCAGATGGAAATCAACTAACAACTATCATCCCTCATAAGGGTCAGCAAAGAACAAGTAGAAAGAGGATGAAGGAAGTGACTCCATAGACTCTAGGAGTGGAGATGAAACTGGATGTGGTGGGTCTGAGGGCAGTGGCTCTAATCATCTCCCTGGGGCAATCCTTAGACTTAGACTTCATCTTTGTTCATACTCTATGTTGTTATGTTGAGGGAACTATCAACAAAAAGGAGTTCAggttggaaagaaagaaatgtggatCACTAGTATCTATGACAGTTTTGTAAACTGGGAAAGGAAAACCCATCTAGaactatgtgtgtgtatatatatatatatatatatatatatatatatatatatatatatatatatatatatatatttttttttttttttttttttttttttcttttttcccactagcagtatatgagtgtacctcttcctcacatccttgccaacatgaatgtgttctctgatataaggaggctgattcatggtgTGGTTgagaggaggagcatgggaggattagacaaactctagatagggcaaaggagaggtcggggaagggaagggcatgggggtagaaaaaatggtggaatgagatggtcatcattactttaagtacatgtatgaggacacaaatggtgtgaatatactttgtatatgaccagagacatgaaaaatttgCTCTATATATGTTATGTGatttgcaatgcattctgctgtcatttataaaaaataagaataaaagaaaaaaagattgtaaGATTACAGAATGAGATAATTGTGCTATGGAATGCACACAAAACTACACTGAGTATTCTTGAAGTaagttttgcttttacttttaggCTTCCAGTAATGATAGGCAGCTACCCATAAACCTGTGACACCCGCAATCTGTGAAATTGTTACTCAGGATTCTTGGAATGAATCTGGAGTGAGAATTATTGCGTGGTTCTTTGAGTaggtaccttaaaaaaaaatgtaccaactCCTGGTATCtctctcccacctgggaatgggcaGAATTATACAGGCAgaaatatctgtgtgtgtgtgtgtgtgtgtgtgtgtgtgtactcaatACTCTTTGCTATTTCCATATTTTGCTCTCATTAATGTTAGCATCATAGTAGTTGtatcatttttatatgaaaaacattGAGTTTTTTGTGTTTAAGTTGTTCTTAACTATGTTTTTAGAATTAGTTTCTTAACTGAAACATTAAagtataaaaattgtacatatgaaTGAAGTGCTGTGTTATGTTTTGATATCTGTATACATTGTAGAATTTTTAATTAGGTCATATCTATTTATTTCCTCAAAATGTTATCATTAGGAGAATACACTTAAAAtccttttgtcttgttttttgaaatgtacagaaCTCTCCTTGTTTCTACGTATTCTagttactatttatatttttttttctcagttaacAATCATTTTCAGATAATAATGGCAACATTTCCAGTTGCTGCACCTCTGCtgtattttctcttctaaatATGTTTTAGGAACCAGAACAATGTCAAGAAACACCAGTGATATGTTCTGGATTTTATTCTGTCTTTTAAGCTAAAGCTTACTTGTTATCTAATGATAAAAATCATGGCAATTGCTGCCTCCAGGGCCAGTTCCTGTGGAGGATGCTGCAGAGTCTGGTCTGCACGGGGCACTCAGGGTCCCCCTGTGAACAGGCGGTGGCAGGGAGCAGGGGGCCTGGCTgtagggtgggtggggggagcaggtgaggggaggttggggcaggggggcggtggaggcagggaggggtggTGGAGGGGGGAGCGGTggacagggatgagaggtggacAGGGGGTGGCGGTGGAGAGGGGCGGGGTCGACCTCTGGCTCCTTCTTCTACCGCATGTGGCTTGTGGCAGCAGAGAAGTTCAGTTCGGGCACTCTTTGCCCgccatttctctttcttgtccGCTTTGCCTCACCTGAGCCACGACGTTCCTGGACTCTAATCCAGCAGCTTCCTCTTTGCCCAAAGGTGACTGCGGCCTTCCCATGGCGAGGCGCGGAGGGAACACGGTGACCTTAGTGCTCCTCGTGCAGTGGGAAGAAGAGGGCAAAGGAAAGGTGGTGGATCTGCTGGCGCAGGACGCTGAGGCAGATGTCGTATGCTGCTGCCAAGTGAGGCAATATGGCTCTAAAGGAAGCCAGGCGGGGATCTCGGGCCCAGAACCTGGTTTCGCCGGCCCAATTGAGGTATCACCTTGAGATTCTCTCCTTTTGCTTGTGCTTCAGCGATGTGGAGAAATGGCGGGAGGTCAGGGTCCCTGACCCGGACGCATTGGGTGGCTTTGTGGAAAATAAGGGTCTATGGGGAGTCTGAGAGATGCGGGATGCCTGGGgagtttctgttttctgtttgggGACTGGTGCTGAGCCTCAGGACTGGGTTGGGGGAGAGGTGGAATAAGGTCAGAATTTGAGAAAGCACCGCCAAGGCCTGTTCTGGACTCCCTGTGGGGACCCTTGAGAACCCGGCCCTGCTGCAGAACCTACCCATCACCCAGCCACCCTGGGCAGCCAAGTGGGAGTGATTATTCCGAAATGCCCTGAAATCCAGACTCAATACTGCCCCACCTGCAGGCCCCAGGCATGAAGAGGTTTGCCTGTTCTGATGTACTTTGTTGACATCAGAACCCACCTGGGGTCATTGGGACTGTTAAAGTATcctggctttgtttgtttgtttgtttgttttcacccCGTACCCCATtaaagggagattttttttttttctttctcactggtTCTAAAGGAAGAAATCCCTGCTCTAGTAAAAAGACTGAGGGAAGTATGTACATGGATGTCAAATCGGATATTTAGAAATATCTAAGTTGTTACCGTTACATAGAAAGTTCACTTTCTGAAAATGTAGTGGTTGTGTACTTCCTGTGAGGAGACACGTGGTTTTCAGGGTGAGTTTCTTCCTATTTGCTGTTTGCTTTGAAGCAGCCTAGATGCATGGCCTTTATAAAGGCTCTTAGATAACCTTCAGGTTCAAAATTCCAAATAGATGAGCAATCTCCATGTTCAAAACCAAATATAGTATTTGAAGTTAACTGCAGTTTATGTAGGTTACAAGAATAGCTCCTGAACTTAAATGCACAATGCAATGATGCCATGGTGTAGGTTTTCTAATAAGTTAGTATTGGGCCTGCTTGACTGGAAATTTTCTGCCTAAAGTTGAATATGACTTGTGCATTCAGAAACAAATTACAGATATGTAAAAAAgctaaatgtaattaaaaaatgataaaaatcatgctgatatacatatttaaatataaattttgacacattaagaaaacatttcttattATTGGTTTTAATATACTGTGTCTCAGGTTTGGCAAGTAAGCAAGAAAAGGTAAAACCTCCCATCATTTGCTTTTTGTTCTATGCAGTCTGTCAGTTGGGTGGATAATTCTCCTTAAGGGAAATCTACGTTACTGACTCCACTGAGTGAAGCTGACACATAAAGAAAACTTAGTATTATTAGTAAAGGAAACTGAATTAATGACACACCTCAGATTATTCCCTTGTcacattccagaaataaatcccCTGGTTATGCTTTTTTATAATTATGACTAGATTTTATGCAATTCTTTTAGCTCTTCTTTTGGTGGTAATATTATCggtaaagaaaatgaaggattgTTTGTTGCATATAAGTTTTCCTTGGCAATGATACCACAAAATACCCAAACATCCACATCAAACTTACTCAGAGTTAAGATTAGTCAAACATTAAACATGTACTGATTGCCTACCATGTACACTATAAGAGGTTTTATGTACTtcactaaaatataaacatttccaGTTATCCACTCATAGAAGCACTCCCATCCACAGGATGATCTATACTTTCTATGCTCTTTCACAAATAATAGATCTTTGTCCAAATAAGTGTATTACACACCCtgatacatgtttttatttccaaagaTTCCATACAAGTGTGCAATGTCAGTGTATGGCATTCAAGCTGATATTTCTCTACTTAAATTTGGGATGACTTTATTCTCATTCTCTGAGTATCATTTATCCAATATCAGGGATTCCTGGTTCGATCATTAAGTAAACTACAAAATTTGAATGGATAGTGCTCAGCAATTATGTTTCCAGGGGGAAGACAACTGATTTTTTATTCTAAACAGAGCTAGCTTTCAAAAGTAGCTGGTAGTTAGCCAGCATGGTGGTAAGTGATTATTATCCCAGCACCTtagcaggctgaggcaagatgatgaagatcacaagttcaaagccagcctttgggcttagcaagaccctctgcaatttagtgagatcctgttatCAAAAGGGTAGAAATGTGTTTTAGtgacccttggattcaatccctgagacaataaataaata
This sequence is a window from Marmota flaviventris isolate mMarFla1 chromosome 10, mMarFla1.hap1, whole genome shotgun sequence. Protein-coding genes within it:
- the LOC139707400 gene encoding upstream-binding factor 1-like protein 1, producing the protein MASYHSQDCWSDKNILKLLENIENNVQCNDNETFKTTLSNMDWEKIAFKHFSAEMCKGKWLEISRKLRKLRTLKELVLEAKECVKIPTKCKKYDKHPDFPKKPLTAYIRFYKENWAQYSQEHPELNNKELTKILTEKYKQLPEETKQKYIEDFQKEKREFEEKLACFKENHPDLAQVSKTSDVYKRCQTKARKKLQGNVKIVTSLTETDGFSEKVKFHGEPKKPPMNGYHKFHKDSWSSRELQHLPLRERMVEIGRRWQHVPQSMKEQYTRQAEELQKQYRVDLDLWLMSLSPKEYASYKETSYGKRKNITKAGGPNPKFKRIDQQSPSAESLQEGLEKKQGLMSPGRDSPNTAQMEIN